The Rhodoferax ferrireducens T118 DNA segment ATCCCCTTCGCGGTGAAGCGCTATTTTATGGTGTTTGACGTGCCCAGCATGGAAACCCGTGGTGAGCATGCGCACCGTGTGTGCCACCAATTTTTGATTTGTGTTCGTGGCTGTTGTGCGGTGGTTGCCGACGATGGCACGCATCGCCAGGAGTTCTTGCTCGACAGGCCAGACGTGGGCATTCACCTGCCGCCCATGGTCTGGGGCATTCAATATAAATATTCAGCCGATGCCGTTTTACTGGTGTACGCATCGCACTACTACGACAACGCAGATTACATTCGTAACTACTCAGAGTTTCGTCAATTGGTGGGAGCCTCGGCATGATCCCTTTTCTTGATCTAAAAGCCCCATATCTTGAACTAAAAGAAGAGCTGGACGATGCCATTGCCCGCGTTGTTAGCTCTGGATGGTTTATCGGTGGACCTGAAGTAGATGCGTTCGAGGCGGATTACGCAACCTACTGCGGTGCGACCCACGCCGTGGGCGTAGCCAACGGCCTGGATGCGCTGCACCTAGCCCTGCGCGCCATGGATGTTGGGCCTGGTGACGAAGTCATCGTGCCCAGCAATACCTACATCGCCACTTGGCTAGCCGTGAGCCAGTGCGGGGCCACTCCAGTGCCGGTGGAGCCCGATGCGCGCACCTACAACATGGATGCAAGCTTGATTGAAGCTGCCATCACCCCGCGCACTAAGGTAATACTACCGGTGCACCTTTATGGTCAGCCAGCCGATATGGATTCGATTCTGACGATTGCACACAAACATGGTCTCAAAGTACTGGAAGACGGTGCCCAAGCGCATGGTGCAAAGTACAAGGGTAAACCCCTGGGCGCGCATGGTGATGCCGTGGCCTGGAGTTTCTACCCCGGCAAGAACCTGGGTGCCATGGGCGACGGCGGTGTAGTGACCACCAACGACGCGCAACTTGCTAACCGCATCCGCGTGCTGCGCAACTACGGTTCGCGCGTGAAATATGTCAACGAAGTGCAAGGCTACAACAGCCGACTCGACCCACTGCAAGCAGCCATCTTGAGCGTTAAGCTAAAGCATTTGGACGGATGGAATACCCGGCGCAGGGTGTTTGGCACCCGATACCAACAGGGTTTGGCTGACTGCAAGCTCACGATCCCTTTTGTC contains these protein-coding regions:
- a CDS encoding DegT/DnrJ/EryC1/StrS family aminotransferase, whose translation is MIPFLDLKAPYLELKEELDDAIARVVSSGWFIGGPEVDAFEADYATYCGATHAVGVANGLDALHLALRAMDVGPGDEVIVPSNTYIATWLAVSQCGATPVPVEPDARTYNMDASLIEAAITPRTKVILPVHLYGQPADMDSILTIAHKHGLKVLEDGAQAHGAKYKGKPLGAHGDAVAWSFYPGKNLGAMGDGGVVTTNDAQLANRIRVLRNYGSRVKYVNEVQGYNSRLDPLQAAILSVKLKHLDGWNTRRRVFGTRYQQGLADCKLTIPFVPNWAEPVWHLYVVQHPQRDTLQKQLSDAGIGTMIHYPIPPHLQQAYAGLLHAQGSFPISEQIHKNLLSLPMGPAMRLEDVDMVIGAVRVIVSALS